Below is a window of 'Nostoc azollae' 0708 DNA.
TTAGTTAATTTATCTAACTGTTGATGACTAATTTCCAGGCCTTCTAAATCATCGCGCACAGTTTCCTAAACCTCATTTAAATAGTAATTTACTCTAATATAGCAATCAAATTTCGGGAATGGTAATCAGCATGTTATTTTACCAAAACTTTATCTAAATTAGATAAAAAATAGATTTTTCCCAGATGAGAGTTTATTAAAACTATGCTTCAATCAATTATTATAGTTTAACGCCCAGGATAGATGACAGCAAATATTAATACTTGCAAATGAATTTATGTATTAATAATAGCGAATAAATAAAATCCAGTCACAGTAAATATCAAGAGGACAGTAGCAGCATAAACTATGACATCTCTGAGAATAAATAAGATCCAATCTTTCCTAAGGTCCTGTTTAAATTTGATTTCCCTTAACTTGCGCTCAAGTTCTACATCTTCTTTAGCAGGAAAATTAACGGTATTACTGGCATATGTATTATCAAAAATTTCTGCTGTACTCTGTGTGTGATCTTCAGTTTCTAGAGTTTCAGCAAAACTTTGTAATTCCTGATTTCTTTGAGTTGAAACAATTGGTAGGCTGTACTGATTTATGGCTTTTATTTCTTTTTTGATCGCTTTCTTAACAACTTTAACCACCAATGCTTCCAAACTTTTATCAGCCATCTGTTTTTAAGTTAAATAACTTCTATTGTGACATTATTAAGTATAGTTCAATTGCTTGACCAACAACTTATGTTAAGGCTACAGCAATGAAAACTTTAAGTACACAATATTGCAGGTTGTAGGCAGTACAAAAGAAGCGTAAAAACTTCACTGCTGATTTTTGCTGTATGATTAAATGAAAGCCAAGTCAAGTTAATTAGGGTAAAGGTAAAAATGGTAACCGTGGTTGTCCTATTTAACATCATCCTCTCCCTGATCCTCTTTTATGTAGCTTGGCAAGTTTGTCAACTTACGCACAAACTGGGAATTATTGCAGATAGGTTAAATTCCTATGAACACGCTACTTATGTTGTCCTGTCTACAGCACCAGCAAAGATTTATACAGGACAACAGCAAATTTATAACTTGCGGCAGAAAAATCAAAACCTCAAACTTCAAATTCAACAAGTGCGGCAGATTCTGAACCTCCTGCTACTGGGGAGAAAAATTTGGCAGAGGTATCTGTGACCGAAAACAGAGTGTGGGGTGTAGGGGTGTAGGGAAAAATGGTTTGTCCCACACCCAAAAAGGTACAAGCCGAGATCTTTCACTTCGTTCAGGAGGCTTTGCGATTTATTGATGGAGAAGAGAGAGTGTGTTCCCGTAGCGTGCCGAAGGTATCAAGCTCCTGGATTTATCAGTGGGGTCTTCAATTTTGAATTTTTAATTTTGTTGGTGTAGCCTGCTGTAAGAACTATTTTTAATTCCCCGAAGGGGTTTATCTGAATCATTAAAAGCAAGTTCACATACTGATACATTGTCAGCAGAGATTGACCATATAAAATCCTCTTACTATTGCCAGCGGATAAAACCCACCTAAAATGGGTATAAGGAGATAAACAATAACAATGTCTAATAACCGTTCTGGAGTATTTATTGGCGGCTTGATGCTAGGGGCTACTATCGGTGCTTTAACCGGGTTGCTGGCTGCTCCCCGCGCAGGCCGAGAAACGCGCAAACTGTTGAAAAAATCTGCTGATGCTTTACCGGAATTGGCAGAGGATATATCTACAACTGTGCACATTCAAGCAGACCGACTTTCTGCCAGCGCACTAAGAAATTGGGATGATACTTTAGAGAGATTGCGGATAGCGATAGCAGCTGGAGTCGATGCTACTCAACGTGAAAGCGGAGCCCTCAGACGGCAAAATTCTGCTGAAAGCGAAAGCGCAGATCCTCTAGTCCAGCATCTGGAACGCTGATAAATAGCACAATCGTGATAGATCAATACTTTTTTGCTAACATAAAGCTCACAATCTAGGATTCTCAGCATCGTCAACAACTAAAAAATCTGATTGTTTTGTTCTTTTGTAACTGGATGCAAGTTTTCCTATGTTTCCAGCATATCATTTTTTGTTAGGAAAAGTTACAAAAATCAGCGTTTTGGCTACTGTTTATGAACCCTCTGTTTTGGCTGGGACTGTCCATCCTCTTAGTCGCTGCTAGTTTAACTGCTGTATTAGTAGTGGCTATACCCGCTTTGCAGGAGTTAGCTCGCGCTGCTCGCAGTGCCGAAAAGTTGTTTGATACTCTCTCAAGGGAGTTACCACCCACTCTTAACGCTATTCGCAATACCAGTTTAGAAATAACAGATTTAACCGATGATGTGAGTGAAGGTGTCAAAAGCGCCAGTCAAGTCGTAAAACAAGCAGATCAAAGCCTGGATAGCGCCAGAAAACAAGCACAGAATATTCAATCCAGCACACGCAGCGTGTTAGTAGGAATAAGAACTGCGTGGCTAACTTTTACGAGTCAAAGAACTAATAAACGCAGCAGCATAGAACGCTTACCAATAAATGATCAAGCACAGCTAACCTTACGAGAGCGAGAAATGCTGAGGCGAGAAAATAGGCGCACAGAACAAGAAACGTACCGCAACAATAATGGTTACAACAAAGCTGTGAATTGGGAAAATGATTTTAATGAGGGAGACTTAGTTTCCAAATCAGCCCCCTTGGAAGATTGGTCTGATTGATAGAGGGTGAGGGAGAGAGATGGGGAGGATGGGGGAGTAATTTCTTCTGTCACCTGTCACCTGTTCCCTGTTCCCTGTTCCCTGTTCCCTTAGATTAGAGTAAAGTAAACAAGTGTAAAGAAGTATCACTTTTCTCGTACTCTTTAAAAACAACTTGTTCACTTCTACCCTTAATTTTTGTATAAAAAATTCCATGCAGCTTTGTTTTTGGCGACGATTTTTGGTATCCCTTGCAGTATTTTTCTTTGCTGGATCAATTTGGGCGATTAATTCTCCATCAGCCCTAGCTTATGAAAACCCGGATTTACTACCTGAAAGATTTACTCCAGTTGTGGATTTGGCCAAAACTCTCCCTGACCCCCAGGAGGAGAAATTAGTCCAAGAGTTAGAACAGTTTGAAACTAATACTGGCTGGAAATTGCGAGTATTAACCCAGTACGATCGCACCCCAGGGAGAGCGGTAATCAAATATTGGGGTTTAGATGACAAAAGTATTCTGTTGGTTGCAGATGCTCGTGGTGGTAATATTCTCAGCTTTAGCGTGGGTGAAGCGGTTTATGAACTTTTACCACGCACATTCTGGATTGAACTGCAAACCCGTTTTGGTAATTTGTACTTTGTGCGGGAACAAGGAGAAGACCAAGCCATTCTGCAAGCTTTGGATTCAGTGAAAGGCTGTTTACTCAAAGGTGGTTGTAATGTCGTTCCTGGACTACCAAGGGAACAATGGATTCTCACCGTGATTACTTCAGCTGTTGGTGGAGTCATTTGTGGCTTTGCTGCTCAACCCCGCAATGATAAACAAATTTTTGCTTGGCAATGGGCGTTAATTTTCTCACCTTTGTGGGGAATTTTGTTTATTGCTTTCGGTATTGCACCGGTAATAACTCGTACCAGTGATTGGGTGCCTCTGGTTCGTAATATTTCCGCCTTTTTAATTGGTGTTTTGGTTGCCTATTTATCTCCTGTTTTCAGTCGTCCTTCTTCCAGTACTGAGTCTTGAGTCAGTTATCAGTTGTCAGTTTTTATAAAAAAATAGGCTGAAAGCCCCGGATTTATCCGTGGGGTGAATCTAATAATCCAAAATCTAAAATCCAAAATCCTGTGAGAGGGTGACTGGCGTTCGCGTAGCGTGCCGGAGGCATACCCAAAGGGGGCAAGCCTGATTAAGGAAGTTTTGATGATGAATGTAGAATCTCCGTGGCTTTAGCCTGGAGAGTGTCAATAGTTAGCAAGCTATGCAGGTGTAAACTTCAAAGATACACCATTCATACAGTAACGGAAGCCAGTAGGTCTGGGTCCATCATTAAAAACATGGCCTAAATGTCCACCACAACGACTGCAATGTACTTCCGTTCTAGTCATGAAAAATGACCGATCTACAGTAGTAGCGATCGCACCCTCAATTGGTTTAAAAAAGCTTGGCCAGCCAGTACCACTGTCAAACTTGGTATCTGATGTAAATAAAGCCTGTCCACACCCAGCACATACATAAGTACCCGGCTCATAAGTTTTATCCAGAGGACTAGTATGAGCGCGTTCTGTACCATGTTTCCGCAGGACCTGAAACTGTTCCGATGTTAAAATCGTTTTCCACTCTTCTTCAGGTTTGGTAACTTCAAACTTAGTATCTGCATCTGCCATATTTTCAGAACTCCCATTGATATAACGTAAAAAAAAGGCTGTGCCAACCAATACGGCACTAATTTGTAAAAAATGGCGTTTCTCCATATATCTATTATTTGCTATTTTTTCCTTCCTTAGCCAACTCATCCCCGATCAGGATTGATCGATCATCAGCGATCGCTCTGAAAAATACCTGATAACTGGATTAAAATTAGTTAAAAAGGTTAAATAGCCAAAGCAAATAGTTGAAGGCGATGCCTACAATTAGCGGAGTCATTGTACAACACAGCTCCTTTCTTCTGAAGTAATGTATCCTAATCTTCAAACAGGCCATACAAATTTATAACTGCCATCCCAATGTGTCAACTGCTAGGAATGAACTGCAATATACCAACGGATATTTGCTTCTCCTTTGAAGGGTTTTCAGCCAGAGGAGGAAAAACCGATGAACATAGCGATGGTTGGGGTATTGCTTTTTTTGAAGGTAAAGGATGTCGGATTTTTTTAGATGCCAAACCCTCCGTAGCTTCTCCACTGGCAGAATTAGTTCGACGCTATCCCATCCACTCTACCCATGTCATAGCCCATATTCGTAAAGCTACCCAAGGTAAAATAGCCCTAGAAAACTGTCATCCCTTCCAACGGGAACTTTGGGGTAGGTATTGGGCATTTGCTCATAACGGTAATTTACCAGATTTTCATCCAGAAAATTATGGCATTTTTCAACCTGTAGGTGACACAGATAGTGAACAAGCATTTTGCTTAATTCTCAACACCTTAAGAGCTAGTTTTCCCGATGGTAAACCACCCTTAAAGTTACTTTATCCTGTATTAAGTAAAGTAACGGAAGAATTAGCATCAATAGGTATTTTAAACTACCTGCTATCTGATGGAGAACATTTCTTTACTCACTGCTCTACCAAACTCTGTTACATTATCCGACAAGCACCATTTGCCGCCGCACACTTAATTGATGAAGAGATGATAGTTGATTTTACTGAACTAGCTACACCAAGCGATCGCGTTGCCATCATTGTCACTACTCCCCTCACAGATAACGAAGTTTGGACACCAATTCCACCAGGAGAAATATTAGTATTTCAAGATGGTTTACCACTCAGATGGATATAAGGAATTAATCAACGAACAATTGATAACAAACTCTGATTCATTTTAGCACCTAAATCCCAAAAAGTATATTTACCAATAGACTTGTCCACACAATATAAAAAGCTTACTGTGAAAGCGTTACATGAACTATAACTGGGATGAAATACTAATTATGGCTGAAGGCAAAAATAAGGATTTGGGGGTGAAAATATGAAAATTATTAAAGGTGTTGAGAAACATAGCTTTCTAAAAGAGATAATCTAAAGGCTGATGATTCAAATATCATGACTTAGTATAAATGAATAATTTAGATCTAACCTAACTAATCTACATACTGCCATGATCACCGGATTATAACGATGTCCAGCTAAAGGAAATACATCACTAGCTAAGCGAAAACTTTTGACTCTACATATGAGATGTTCAACACCAATTCTTATTGATGATATTTTCTTATTTTCTTATTCTTGAATCTCTAAAATTTCAACTTTTTTGGGCTTTTTATAAGGTAATGTCTGGTAATAAATTCTTCTCCTATATAAGCTTTGTCTCCCAAAACTCTTTGTTTG
It encodes the following:
- a CDS encoding YtxH domain-containing protein, with the translated sequence MSNNRSGVFIGGLMLGATIGALTGLLAAPRAGRETRKLLKKSADALPELAEDISTTVHIQADRLSASALRNWDDTLERLRIAIAAGVDATQRESGALRRQNSAESESADPLVQHLER
- a CDS encoding DUF948 domain-containing protein is translated as MNPLFWLGLSILLVAASLTAVLVVAIPALQELARAARSAEKLFDTLSRELPPTLNAIRNTSLEITDLTDDVSEGVKSASQVVKQADQSLDSARKQAQNIQSSTRSVLVGIRTAWLTFTSQRTNKRSSIERLPINDQAQLTLREREMLRRENRRTEQETYRNNNGYNKAVNWENDFNEGDLVSKSAPLEDWSD
- a CDS encoding TPM domain-containing protein, encoding MQLCFWRRFLVSLAVFFFAGSIWAINSPSALAYENPDLLPERFTPVVDLAKTLPDPQEEKLVQELEQFETNTGWKLRVLTQYDRTPGRAVIKYWGLDDKSILLVADARGGNILSFSVGEAVYELLPRTFWIELQTRFGNLYFVREQGEDQAILQALDSVKGCLLKGGCNVVPGLPREQWILTVITSAVGGVICGFAAQPRNDKQIFAWQWALIFSPLWGILFIAFGIAPVITRTSDWVPLVRNISAFLIGVLVAYLSPVFSRPSSSTES
- the msrB gene encoding peptide-methionine (R)-S-oxide reductase MsrB, translated to MEKRHFLQISAVLVGTAFFLRYINGSSENMADADTKFEVTKPEEEWKTILTSEQFQVLRKHGTERAHTSPLDKTYEPGTYVCAGCGQALFTSDTKFDSGTGWPSFFKPIEGAIATTVDRSFFMTRTEVHCSRCGGHLGHVFNDGPRPTGFRYCMNGVSLKFTPA
- a CDS encoding class II glutamine amidotransferase, with product MCQLLGMNCNIPTDICFSFEGFSARGGKTDEHSDGWGIAFFEGKGCRIFLDAKPSVASPLAELVRRYPIHSTHVIAHIRKATQGKIALENCHPFQRELWGRYWAFAHNGNLPDFHPENYGIFQPVGDTDSEQAFCLILNTLRASFPDGKPPLKLLYPVLSKVTEELASIGILNYLLSDGEHFFTHCSTKLCYIIRQAPFAAAHLIDEEMIVDFTELATPSDRVAIIVTTPLTDNEVWTPIPPGEILVFQDGLPLRWI